From a single Calothrix sp. NIES-2098 genomic region:
- a CDS encoding peptidase S8/S53 gives MRPEKLSPGLLLAYQDYQNEGEQALTTHKRSLGLIAPKSAVKPTKSIVFLYCEPDADLSHLEQYGIRVNQNSGSVRTAFLPLQALDALSEEDVIQRIKPSRKLHLRMDVAPGKVKLPDFKSKTGLTGKGVIIGIVDSGIDPKHPAFAGRILRIWDQTLPGPGVKEGDYGAEFTGEQMTVSQDTDGHGTHVAGIAAGADENYSGVAPEAELVVVKSDLQDAHIADAVRYVFRIAEELKRPVVLNLSLGGHADAHDGSDSLSRIIDAETGPGRIVCCAAGNEGNDNIHGQATIPAQKSRGMRFNVPLNQVGIVWLNGWYAGEGELEISLRSPNGFVTPFQKIITDGNPTQNYQLPDSRVEVVTPAPDKGNGDHNFFVQIRGNGPSPVMGGIWQLRVRNTSSTDTRLDVWTLDDHSSVFFTGKSVKDCVKIGSPGAASSAITVAAYTTKVQYTDIDNQVRDMGLDLDTISEFSSEGPLRNDGQKPDIAAPGAMIVSTLSSNATMDRSMMLNSKFVVMAGTSMATPFVTGLVALLLQRDPKLEPANVKELLRKNSSIPGKPQGTFDSKWGFGVINAADL, from the coding sequence ATGAGACCAGAAAAACTTTCTCCTGGGTTACTGTTGGCTTATCAAGACTACCAAAACGAAGGAGAACAAGCTTTAACAACACACAAGCGATCGCTTGGTCTAATAGCCCCTAAAAGCGCTGTCAAGCCTACTAAGAGTATTGTTTTTCTCTACTGCGAACCGGATGCAGACTTGAGCCATTTAGAACAGTATGGCATTCGCGTTAATCAGAACTCCGGCAGTGTGCGCACGGCTTTCTTACCGTTACAGGCTTTAGATGCCTTATCAGAAGAAGATGTCATCCAGCGAATCAAACCATCCCGCAAACTTCATTTACGCATGGATGTTGCACCCGGAAAAGTAAAGTTGCCAGATTTTAAAAGCAAAACAGGACTGACTGGAAAGGGAGTCATCATTGGTATTGTAGACAGTGGCATTGACCCCAAGCACCCCGCCTTTGCTGGGCGAATTTTACGTATTTGGGATCAAACACTGCCAGGCCCGGGAGTTAAAGAAGGGGACTATGGGGCTGAATTTACCGGCGAACAAATGACTGTTTCCCAAGATACTGATGGTCATGGCACTCATGTCGCTGGAATTGCGGCTGGTGCAGATGAGAACTATTCAGGAGTAGCACCAGAGGCAGAATTGGTCGTTGTCAAGTCCGATTTACAAGATGCCCATATTGCTGATGCTGTCCGCTATGTTTTTCGGATAGCCGAGGAATTAAAACGACCAGTAGTGCTTAATCTCAGCTTAGGCGGACACGCTGATGCCCATGATGGTAGCGACTCCCTTTCGCGGATTATTGACGCTGAAACCGGGCCGGGAAGAATTGTTTGTTGTGCAGCCGGTAACGAAGGGAATGACAACATTCACGGTCAAGCAACCATACCTGCGCAAAAATCACGGGGTATGCGCTTTAATGTGCCTTTGAATCAAGTGGGCATAGTATGGTTAAACGGTTGGTATGCTGGTGAGGGTGAGTTAGAAATATCACTCCGAAGTCCCAACGGTTTTGTTACTCCTTTCCAAAAGATTATTACTGATGGCAATCCCACCCAAAATTACCAATTGCCAGATTCGCGGGTAGAAGTCGTCACACCAGCGCCAGATAAAGGCAACGGCGACCACAATTTCTTTGTGCAAATTCGTGGTAACGGCCCTTCGCCAGTTATGGGTGGTATTTGGCAGTTGCGAGTACGTAATACCAGTTCCACCGATACACGCTTGGATGTCTGGACGCTTGACGATCATTCGTCAGTATTTTTTACAGGTAAAAGTGTCAAGGACTGTGTAAAAATCGGCTCACCAGGAGCAGCTAGCAGTGCCATAACAGTTGCCGCCTATACTACAAAAGTGCAGTACACAGATATTGATAATCAGGTGCGAGACATGGGCTTAGATCTGGATACAATATCTGAGTTCAGTAGTGAAGGGCCATTGCGTAATGATGGTCAAAAACCAGATATAGCAGCACCAGGAGCAATGATTGTTTCTACCCTATCTAGTAATGCTACGATGGATCGCTCCATGATGCTCAATTCTAAGTTTGTGGTTATGGCGGGTACAAGTATGGCAACGCCATTCGTCACTGGTTTAGTAGCATTACTCCTACAACGCGACCCCAAACTCGAACCAGCTAATGTGAAAGAATTGCTACGCAAAAATAGTTCTATCCCCGGTAAACCCCAAGGAACTTTTGATAGCAAATGGGGTTTTGGTGTGATTAATGCAGCAGATTTGTAA
- a CDS encoding alpha amylase catalytic region, which translates to MQIQTPDWVKHAVFYQIFPDRFARSKQPRKRLLHEARWEDWEAMPTLQGYKGGDLWGIVEGLDYIQDLGINAIYFTPIFQSASNHRYHTHDYYQVDPLLGGNEAFKELLDAAHQRNIKVVLDGVFNHSSRGFFFFHDVLENGPYSPWVNWFKVHGWPLSPYNGEFPANYEGWAGNRALPVFNHDNLEVKEYIMEIAEYWIKFGIDGWRLDVPFEIKTPGFWQEFRDRVKAINPEAYIVGEVWGDSREWLDGTQFDGVMNYLFAGPTIAFAAGDRVVLEQVQSRDYKPYPPLFAAEYAAQIQEVLQLYPWEIQLTQLNLLASHDTARLMTISGGDKPSIELATLLLLTFPGAPSIYYGDEVGLPGAIDPDSRRGFPLEASWDREIFQTHRQLIALRHAYPSLRTGDYQVLYAQGALYVFARTLGTEELIIAVNVGTASATANIAISSLRTQPNKLLFGTAEVEWQNDGENQQLSLSLSPRVGCILGVS; encoded by the coding sequence ATGCAAATTCAAACACCAGACTGGGTTAAACACGCTGTTTTCTACCAAATCTTTCCAGATCGCTTTGCTAGAAGCAAACAGCCTCGCAAACGCCTCTTGCATGAAGCCCGGTGGGAAGATTGGGAAGCGATGCCAACACTCCAAGGCTACAAAGGCGGAGATTTATGGGGCATCGTGGAGGGCTTAGATTATATACAGGATTTAGGAATTAACGCTATTTACTTCACGCCAATTTTTCAGTCTGCTAGCAATCATCGCTACCATACCCACGATTATTATCAAGTCGATCCACTGTTGGGCGGCAATGAAGCTTTTAAGGAATTGCTAGACGCAGCCCATCAACGCAATATTAAAGTAGTTTTGGATGGCGTATTCAATCACTCCAGCCGTGGCTTTTTCTTTTTCCACGACGTTCTAGAAAATGGCCCCTATTCCCCTTGGGTGAATTGGTTCAAGGTGCATGGTTGGCCGCTTTCGCCCTATAACGGTGAATTTCCGGCTAACTATGAAGGTTGGGCAGGGAATCGCGCTTTGCCTGTATTTAACCACGACAACCTCGAAGTTAAGGAATATATTATGGAGATTGCCGAATATTGGATTAAATTCGGCATTGATGGTTGGCGGTTAGACGTACCTTTTGAAATTAAGACACCTGGTTTTTGGCAAGAATTTCGCGATCGCGTCAAAGCGATTAATCCCGAAGCTTATATTGTGGGTGAAGTTTGGGGAGATTCTCGCGAGTGGCTAGATGGAACCCAATTTGACGGCGTGATGAATTATCTTTTTGCTGGGCCCACCATCGCCTTTGCCGCAGGCGATCGCGTAGTCTTAGAACAAGTGCAAAGCCGCGACTATAAACCCTATCCACCTTTATTTGCGGCTGAGTACGCTGCCCAAATTCAAGAAGTATTACAACTCTACCCTTGGGAAATTCAGCTTACCCAATTAAATTTACTAGCTAGTCACGATACCGCCAGGTTAATGACTATTTCTGGGGGCGATAAACCTAGTATCGAGTTAGCCACCTTATTGTTACTGACTTTTCCTGGTGCCCCCAGCATCTACTATGGTGATGAAGTTGGTTTACCTGGTGCCATAGATCCAGATTCACGCCGTGGCTTTCCTTTAGAAGCTAGTTGGGATCGCGAAATTTTCCAAACTCACCGCCAATTAATTGCCTTGCGTCATGCTTACCCATCATTGCGTACAGGCGATTACCAAGTTCTCTATGCTCAAGGGGCACTTTACGTATTTGCCAGAACTTTAGGGACTGAGGAGTTGATTATTGCTGTTAATGTAGGTACAGCATCGGCAACAGCAAATATTGCTATTAGTAGTTTGCGTACTCAACCTAACAAACTTTTATTTGGTACTGCCGAAGTGGAATGGCAAAATGACGGAGAAAATCAGCAGCTTTCGTTATCTCTCAGCCCACGTGTCGGCTGCATCTTGGGTGTTAGCTGA
- a CDS encoding beta-Ig-H3/fasciclin gives MADLVETAINAGNFTILVKAVQAVGLTEVLQRPGSLTIFAPTDDAFAKLPEGSLDSLLQDIPKLKKIVTYHVASGDVRSDDLIQIQEAETLEGSILAIESANGAIKVNDANVIQTDILTDNGVIHVIDTVLVPAMVAGGTSS, from the coding sequence ATGGCCGATCTTGTGGAAACTGCGATTAATGCAGGAAATTTCACCATTTTGGTGAAGGCTGTTCAAGCTGTGGGACTTACAGAAGTTCTCCAGCGTCCTGGTTCTTTAACAATTTTTGCACCGACTGACGATGCCTTTGCTAAACTGCCAGAGGGAAGTTTAGATTCGTTACTGCAAGATATTCCCAAGCTGAAGAAGATTGTCACGTATCACGTAGCCTCTGGGGATGTGAGATCTGATGATTTAATCCAGATTCAAGAAGCTGAGACTCTTGAAGGGTCAATTTTAGCAATTGAGTCTGCTAATGGTGCAATTAAGGTAAATGATGCCAACGTCATCCAAACTGACATTCTGACTGACAATGGCGTAATTCATGTTATTGATACAGTGTTAGTACCTGCAATGGTTGCTGGAGGTACAAGTTCCTAA
- a CDS encoding filamentous hemagglutinin family outer membrane protein produces MNWQHIFSIAGLFTICNIAFANPCNAQAIAADGTLPTNVASPDNLNFSITGGSQVGDNLFHSYREFSVPTGGSAQFNNPTFIQNIINRVTGSLPSYIDGKIHTIGNANLFLINPNGIIFGPNAKLDIGGSFLASTANSLKFADGKEFNTSPDQTPPLLNINVPIGLQYSGNSATIKLEKANLAVPTNQTLALIGGEVTMNGGKLIADSGRIEIGGVAGSGVVGLSSIGSQFQLNFPSDLARANVLLSNHALVTTSGNGGGSIQLTGKQLTIENSRVSAGTLGPISGANLRLNASDAVIVSSNSMTGTFDNGLFAQNIGSGTSLGITINTNQLQVEGEARISTATLHGSSGKGGDLTINAADTIELSGVDSDNISLFTGLLTDTYGSGAGGNLTVNTGQLLIHNGAQISAATFADAKGGTLTVNAANSVNLTGVSPSDFLVSGLFTAVQQGNGQAGDLIVNTRELIINDGAQIFAGSSAGGNSGNLIINATDSVNVTGVSPIYRFPGGIFSGTNPYSTGDAGNITINTNQLTVQDGGNIAVETLGFGKGGILTINATDSVHLLGQGSLREDPLDSTRLIPTFSSLSASVLNNNTINNAGNLEIFTGELLVQEGARLSVDNEGLGKGGNINIQANSIRLDNAGNFQQDAGGIQATTKSGEGGNITLHIKDILLMRNGSKITTDSTGGNGNGGDININTNLLAGAENSDITANAIQGRGGNVQVTTQGIFGIEFRPELTPESDITASSQFGLNGVVEIKTLAVDPSKGLAVLPVQPDNASTLITQGCGQYNPEEYSRFVVAGRGGLPQNPEVALGSDTILEDIQTVPISTSSDRSKISVTSATLQSPTSDEIVEAQGLVVNPQGEVVLTAQTPVITPHISGLDLASCHTH; encoded by the coding sequence ATGAATTGGCAGCATATTTTCAGTATTGCTGGATTATTTACTATTTGCAATATAGCATTTGCTAACCCCTGTAATGCTCAGGCGATCGCGGCTGATGGTACTCTCCCTACAAACGTTGCTTCTCCCGATAATCTCAATTTTTCGATTACAGGTGGTAGCCAAGTTGGAGACAATCTTTTTCATAGTTATAGGGAATTTTCTGTACCCACTGGTGGTTCTGCCCAATTTAATAATCCTACATTTATCCAAAATATTATTAATCGAGTCACGGGGAGTTTACCTTCCTATATTGATGGCAAAATTCATACCATTGGTAATGCCAATTTATTCTTAATTAATCCTAATGGAATTATCTTTGGGCCTAATGCCAAATTAGATATTGGTGGCTCATTTCTAGCCTCTACAGCTAATAGCTTAAAGTTTGCTGATGGTAAAGAGTTTAATACATCTCCAGATCAAACTCCGCCTTTACTGAACATAAATGTTCCTATCGGATTGCAGTATTCTGGTAACTCAGCAACTATCAAATTAGAGAAAGCCAATCTTGCAGTACCAACAAACCAAACCCTGGCGCTCATCGGTGGTGAAGTAACGATGAATGGCGGTAAGTTGATTGCAGATAGCGGCCGTATTGAAATAGGTGGAGTAGCTGGTTCAGGTGTGGTTGGACTATCATCAATAGGAAGCCAGTTCCAATTAAATTTTCCTAGCGATTTAGCGAGAGCCAATGTATTACTTAGCAATCATGCTCTGGTTACAACTAGTGGTAATGGAGGTGGTAGTATCCAACTCACAGGAAAACAGTTAACAATTGAGAACTCTCGTGTATCAGCAGGAACGTTAGGCCCTATCTCCGGGGCTAATCTCAGATTAAATGCTTCAGATGCTGTCATCGTATCCAGCAACAGCATGACTGGAACTTTTGACAATGGTTTATTTGCTCAAAATATTGGTAGTGGAACCAGCTTAGGAATCACAATAAATACTAACCAACTTCAAGTTGAAGGCGAAGCTCGCATATCTACCGCCACTTTACATGGTTCTTCAGGAAAAGGAGGCGATTTAACTATCAATGCTGCGGATACTATTGAACTAAGCGGAGTTGATTCAGATAATATTTCTTTATTTACTGGATTATTAACAGATACATACGGTAGTGGTGCAGGAGGAAACTTAACTGTCAATACAGGGCAGTTGTTGATCCACAACGGAGCGCAAATATCAGCTGCAACTTTCGCAGATGCAAAAGGTGGAACCTTGACAGTTAATGCTGCTAATAGTGTGAACTTAACCGGAGTTTCGCCATCTGATTTCTTGGTGAGTGGTTTGTTTACAGCAGTTCAACAAGGTAATGGACAAGCTGGAGATTTAATAGTTAATACAAGAGAGCTAATTATCAATGATGGCGCACAAATTTTCGCTGGGAGTTCAGCAGGGGGAAATAGTGGGAACCTGATTATTAACGCTACCGATTCTGTCAATGTCACAGGCGTTTCCCCTATTTATCGATTTCCTGGTGGTATTTTCAGCGGCACAAATCCTTATAGTACAGGTGATGCAGGCAATATCACAATTAATACAAATCAATTAACAGTTCAAGATGGAGGTAATATTGCTGTTGAAACTCTCGGTTTCGGTAAGGGTGGAATACTAACTATAAATGCAACTGATTCTGTTCATTTATTAGGTCAAGGCTCTCTTAGAGAAGACCCATTAGATTCAACTCGCTTAATTCCTACCTTTAGCAGTTTATCTGCAAGTGTTTTAAACAATAACACTATTAATAATGCTGGCAACTTGGAAATTTTTACTGGGGAATTATTAGTACAGGAAGGCGCTAGGTTAAGTGTTGATAATGAAGGCTTGGGTAAAGGGGGAAATATTAATATTCAAGCTAATTCAATACGGCTTGATAATGCTGGCAATTTTCAACAGGATGCAGGAGGCATTCAAGCTACAACTAAATCTGGTGAAGGTGGGAATATAACATTACATATTAAAGATATTCTATTAATGCGCAACGGCAGTAAAATTACTACTGATTCTACAGGTGGTAATGGTAATGGTGGCGATATAAATATTAATACAAATTTGTTAGCAGGTGCTGAAAATAGTGATATTACAGCTAATGCAATTCAAGGTCGAGGTGGCAATGTACAAGTTACGACGCAAGGAATATTTGGCATTGAATTTCGTCCTGAGCTTACACCTGAAAGTGATATTACAGCTAGCTCTCAGTTTGGATTAAATGGTGTTGTCGAGATTAAAACTTTGGCTGTCGATCCAAGTAAAGGACTTGCTGTTTTACCAGTCCAACCAGATAACGCGTCAACATTAATTACTCAAGGTTGTGGACAGTATAATCCAGAAGAATACAGCCGTTTTGTTGTAGCTGGACGAGGTGGATTACCACAAAATCCAGAGGTAGCACTGGGTAGCGACACAATCTTAGAAGATATCCAAACAGTTCCAATTTCTACAAGTAGCGATCGCTCTAAAATCAGCGTTACTTCTGCAACCTTACAATCGCCTACTTCTGATGAGATTGTAGAAGCTCAGGGACTTGTAGTTAATCCTCAAGGAGAGGTAGTTTTAACAGCGCAAACACCAGTCATCACACCTCATATTTCTGGATTAGACCTAGCAAGTTGCCATACGCATTAG
- a CDS encoding response regulator receiver modulated diguanylate cyclase/phosphodiesterase with PAS/PAC sensor(s) yields the protein MKTRNTSYQTDIFNLHKSKINTEYTPDNLIKVIDYFPDLILISTLGSGYCVEINQTFLKVTGYSRENVIGYPITVLDMGFTLEGYLQIQKNLETQEHIQNLELEFCVKTGEKRTGLLSAKLLQWQRKTYLLNIIRDITDRKQVEEELRRIAMHDPLTGLPNRAYFMQQLNYVLECKQYYVNYFSSILFLDLDGFKAINDNFGHEAGDKFLIEVSQRLKYILRWGDFIARLGGDEFVILLDDIKDFRCAARIANQVIAALKQPFVLNGQHISCSVSIGISIIAADDKSPEEVLRKADTAMYQAKAFGKSRYHIS from the coding sequence ATGAAAACTAGAAATACTAGTTATCAAACTGATATATTTAATTTGCATAAATCTAAAATTAATACTGAATATACTCCAGATAATCTTATCAAAGTCATCGATTATTTTCCCGATTTAATCTTAATCAGTACTTTAGGTAGTGGCTATTGTGTCGAGATTAATCAGACCTTCTTAAAGGTAACTGGATACAGTAGAGAAAATGTGATTGGTTATCCGATTACAGTATTAGATATGGGATTTACCCTAGAAGGGTATTTACAAATCCAGAAAAATTTAGAAACTCAAGAACACATTCAAAATTTGGAACTGGAGTTTTGTGTAAAAACGGGAGAAAAACGTACTGGCTTATTATCTGCCAAGCTTTTACAATGGCAAAGAAAAACTTATTTGCTAAATATTATTCGTGACATCACAGACCGTAAACAAGTGGAAGAGGAATTACGCCGGATTGCAATGCACGATCCTCTCACAGGTTTACCAAATAGAGCTTACTTTATGCAGCAGTTGAATTATGTGCTGGAATGTAAGCAGTATTATGTCAATTATTTTTCTTCAATTCTATTTCTAGATTTAGATGGATTTAAGGCAATAAATGACAATTTTGGGCATGAGGCTGGAGATAAATTTTTAATTGAAGTTAGCCAAAGGCTTAAATATATCCTACGCTGGGGAGATTTTATTGCACGGCTGGGTGGAGACGAATTTGTAATTTTATTAGACGATATCAAAGATTTTCGTTGTGCGGCTCGTATAGCCAATCAAGTTATTGCTGCACTTAAACAACCTTTTGTCTTAAACGGTCAGCACATCTCTTGTTCGGTGAGCATTGGCATATCAATAATCGCAGCAGATGATAAATCACCCGAAGAAGTTTTACGCAAAGCAGATACTGCAATGTATCAGGCAAAGGCGTTTGGTAAGAGCCGTTATCATATAAGTTAA
- a CDS encoding transposase has protein sequence MAYYRFLENENVRIGELVHSLSDHCVTQVEGKHILAISDSSEINLQAHIGRLKAEGLGVVGNNTDVGFDIHPTLVLDADNGFPLGLSWVYLCVHRRS, from the coding sequence GTGGCGTACTACCGCTTTTTGGAAAATGAAAATGTGAGAATCGGGGAATTAGTGCATAGCCTATCAGACCACTGTGTAACACAAGTAGAAGGCAAGCATATATTAGCCATCAGTGATAGTAGTGAAATTAACTTGCAGGCGCATATAGGCAGATTGAAAGCGGAGGGTCTAGGAGTAGTAGGGAACAACACAGATGTAGGATTTGACATCCATCCAACTTTAGTATTGGATGCAGACAATGGATTTCCCTTGGGATTAAGTTGGGTCTACTTGTGTGTACACCGTAGAAGCTGA
- a CDS encoding transposase — MLIHLLWGDIIGYIWGTRSERISILVVNARDKQTYFGALDYKTKEFLTYSAKKGNSENTINFLEYLRSQRPDVKLLIIWAGASYHRSQQIKEYLDSLNADLEKEQWLITCERSAPNAPEQNPVEDIWLQGKRLIREFHFFCHSFAVAKALFELSLNCQIFDFPKLHEYVFSHESVRIAIGVIKKLLAIISILLKEEIKIKLVCSHEYN, encoded by the coding sequence ATGCTGATTCATTTACTCTGGGGAGACATAATAGGATATATCTGGGGGACTCGGAGTGAGCGCATTTCAATTCTAGTGGTCAATGCTCGTGATAAACAAACATACTTTGGTGCATTAGACTATAAAACAAAGGAATTTCTCACCTATTCTGCTAAGAAAGGTAACTCAGAAAACACAATTAATTTTTTAGAATATCTCCGCTCACAACGTCCAGATGTAAAACTTTTAATCATTTGGGCTGGTGCTAGTTATCATCGCTCTCAACAAATCAAAGAGTATTTAGATTCTTTGAATGCGGATTTAGAAAAAGAACAATGGTTGATAACTTGTGAAAGATCTGCCCCAAATGCACCTGAACAGAACCCTGTAGAAGATATTTGGTTGCAAGGCAAAAGACTGATTCGAGAGTTTCATTTTTTCTGTCATTCCTTCGCTGTTGCCAAGGCTTTATTTGAGTTGTCGCTTAATTGTCAAATTTTTGACTTTCCTAAGCTCCATGAATATGTGTTTTCTCATGAATCAGTTAGGATTGCTATAGGAGTAATCAAAAAATTATTGGCAATTATTTCCATCTTACTTAAGGAGGAGATTAAGATTAAATTGGTTTGTAGTCATGAATACAACTAA
- a CDS encoding metallophosphoesterase, protein MVKGLSHHDSKKILLLILAFLLTIWLTLVSVRSFGQTIMTSAPQLLTDPFLQLPTETSVRVVWFTEFAGTKHIVNYGENLTQTAWASTIKLSRTREDEQSRVGKQIENGQVYQQRVWRDIWRHEAEVTGLTPSVRVNYRVTSVREDGESVSSEVFTLAPNPKPGTPLKILLTSDHQLKPMTAANLQKVVETVGRVDAVWFAGDLVNVSDRASEWFDDNRGGAFFPGLQGRANYEMNHNGVKTSYTGGQIIQHAPLFSCIGNHEVMGRFARTASLDDEFNDTIPRAVAQRMYSGKSLKDNSFNTDTYEEIFTLPKSKEGGKRYYAVTFGDLRLVVLYITNMWRTPKLDAPYKGRYQEVAQDLDNPENWGYGQLIYEPIAKGSQQYNWLEKELNSDEFKQAKYKVVMFHHPPHTLGDNIVPAYTDPVQIIERDDIGNIKAVRYEYPKNADYIIRDVIPLLEKAKVQFVLYGHSHLWNRFVNSRGMHFLETSNVGNSYGAAWGDKKREVPIGYQEEYVVLGDPNGLEPVMPSIAPLLGEDGQQIPYIASNDITVFSIFDTRTGTVSSYRFDTRKPDSEVIKFDEFQLTSQQ, encoded by the coding sequence ATGGTTAAAGGCTTAAGCCACCATGATAGTAAAAAAATACTACTCTTAATCCTTGCGTTTCTGCTGACTATATGGCTTACGCTGGTAAGCGTGCGTTCATTTGGTCAAACAATTATGACTTCAGCACCACAATTACTGACCGATCCATTTTTACAACTGCCAACGGAAACCTCAGTGCGAGTAGTTTGGTTTACAGAATTTGCAGGTACTAAACATATAGTTAATTATGGGGAAAATCTAACTCAAACTGCTTGGGCAAGTACAATTAAACTCAGCCGCACACGAGAAGATGAGCAATCGCGTGTTGGAAAGCAAATTGAAAATGGCCAAGTTTATCAACAAAGAGTTTGGCGTGACATTTGGCGACATGAAGCTGAGGTAACTGGGTTAACTCCTAGCGTGCGGGTGAATTATCGTGTGACAAGTGTGCGAGAAGATGGGGAAAGTGTCAGCAGTGAAGTTTTTACCCTCGCACCCAACCCCAAACCGGGGACTCCATTGAAAATTTTACTCACCTCAGACCATCAACTAAAACCCATGACAGCAGCAAATCTGCAAAAAGTGGTAGAGACAGTGGGACGAGTTGATGCAGTATGGTTTGCTGGCGATTTAGTTAATGTGAGCGATCGCGCCTCAGAATGGTTTGATGATAATCGCGGTGGTGCGTTTTTTCCCGGTTTGCAAGGTCGCGCTAACTATGAAATGAACCACAACGGTGTTAAAACTTCCTATACTGGCGGACAAATTATTCAACATGCACCATTGTTTTCCTGTATTGGCAATCATGAGGTGATGGGAAGGTTCGCTAGAACTGCAAGCTTAGATGATGAATTTAATGATACGATTCCCCGTGCCGTTGCCCAAAGAATGTATAGCGGTAAATCTCTAAAGGATAATTCTTTTAATACTGATACTTATGAGGAAATTTTTACTTTACCAAAAAGTAAAGAAGGTGGAAAGCGATATTATGCTGTCACCTTTGGCGATCTACGTTTGGTAGTGTTGTACATTACAAATATGTGGCGAACTCCTAAATTAGATGCGCCATATAAAGGCAGATATCAGGAAGTAGCACAAGATTTAGATAATCCAGAAAATTGGGGTTATGGACAGTTAATTTATGAACCAATTGCTAAAGGTAGTCAGCAGTACAATTGGCTAGAAAAAGAACTTAATAGTGATGAGTTTAAACAAGCAAAATACAAAGTTGTGATGTTTCACCATCCGCCTCATACTTTAGGTGATAATATCGTCCCAGCTTACACAGATCCAGTACAGATAATTGAACGAGATGATATTGGTAACATCAAAGCAGTGCGTTACGAATATCCTAAAAATGCTGATTATATTATCCGTGATGTCATACCCTTATTAGAGAAGGCTAAAGTGCAATTCGTTTTATACGGTCATTCTCACTTGTGGAATCGCTTCGTTAATTCTCGTGGAATGCACTTTTTAGAAACATCCAATGTTGGGAATTCTTATGGTGCAGCTTGGGGCGATAAAAAGCGAGAAGTGCCTATTGGATATCAAGAAGAATATGTTGTATTGGGCGATCCAAATGGTTTAGAACCTGTGATGCCATCAATTGCACCCTTGTTAGGGGAAGATGGTCAACAAATACCATATATTGCCAGTAACGATATTACAGTTTTTAGTATTTTTGATACGAGAACAGGTACAGTCAGTAGCTACCGTTTTGATACTCGCAAGCCGGATTCTGAGGTAATTAAGTTTGATGAATTTCAGTTGACATCACAACAGTAA